A stretch of DNA from Gimesia chilikensis:
GCATGCGCCATGATGATCGAACTTTTGGGAAATTTGGGAGTCGTAAACACCTGCTCGATGACCATCACGTCAGGGCGATACTCGGCAATCACTTCCCGGATTCCCGAGGCAATTTCATGCACCCGCGCCGCGAGGTTCATCTCCTGGTTCGAACGGATGATGCCTCCCTCGCACAGCACCGGACCCCGGGCCGACTGTTCCAGCAGGGCGTAACCCGTGCGGTTCAGGCCCGGGTCAATTCCCAGATACCGTGTGGCAGGTGTCAACTCTTCATCATCCATTGTCGAGTTTGCCTTCATATGTGCTCAAACGACTCCGTTCGAAACAGGTGCCCGGCGGAATTACCCCCGCCGCCACAAACTGCCTTCGGGACGGTCTTCCACAGTGATCTGGCAGGCAGCCAGTCCATCGCGGATTTTGTCGGCAATGTCCCAATTCTTGTTGGTGCGGGCATCCTTGCGGATATCGATGATCAGCTCCATCAACTGGTTGACCAGACCATCGTCGGCTCCCTGTTCTTTCACGGGGGCTTTGCGGAAGACGCCCAGCAGATTGGAGAGCTCTTTCAACAGGCAGGCACCTGTTTTGAGAGCGGCAACCATCTGCTCGTTATCTTTGCCGGGACCGTCCAGTTTCTGTTCGTGGATCAACGCGTTTAATGCGGAACGCAGTTCAAACAGGACGCCGATTGCACCGCTGGTGTTGAAATCGTCGTCCATCGCTTCCCAGAACCGCTGGCGGAGTTCAGCCAGCTGCTGGAAGTATTCGCCCGGCTCCCCTTCCAGCGTGACAGATTCGTCCCGCTTCTGGGCAGTTGCCAGGTCATAGAAGCTTTCGCCAGTGATTCGCTCAAATGTTTCAAAGAACCGATAAAAGCCTTCCATGCCCTTGCCGGTTTCACTGATGTTTTCATCGCTGAAGGCAATCGGGCTGCGGTAATGCGTGGAGAGCAGGAACAGACGCACGATTTCGGGGGGATGCACCGCGAACAGTTCTTTCACGGAAGCGGCTCCCTTGGAACCGGAGAGCTTATCGGCTTCCTGTGCCTGCTGATCGACGACCACGTCTCCGTGACGATCGTGCTGACCACCGACTTTGCCGGCTGCATCGCTGGCCTGCATCAGACCATTGTGCACCCAGTAACGCACGTACGTCTTACCGGTGCAGCATTCGGACTGGGCTCGTTCGTTTTCATGATGGGGAAACATCAGGTCCAGACCGCCGCCATGAATGTCGAAAGAATCACCCAGCAGTTTGCGGCTCATCGCGGAACATTCGATGTGCCAGCCGGGGCGACCGGGACCCCAGGGGCTGTCCCACGCCGGTTCACCCGGACGCGATTTCTTCCACAGAGCGAAGTCAGCCGGATTCTTTTTCTTGTCGTTGGCTTCCACACGGGTGCCGGCAATCATCTCTTCGATCTTCCGACCACTCAGGCATCCGTAGTTGTTGTCTGACTCCGCTGAAAAATAGACATCGCCGTCCAGCGGGTAAGCGTTCCCCTGGTCGATCAGCGTCTGGATGATTTCCAGCATCGCGTCGATGTAGTCGGTTGCTTTGGGGAAATCGGTGATGGTATCAATGCCCATTGTTTCCAGGTTATCGAAGTAATCCTGGGTCATCTCGGCCGCCAGCTTTTCAACCGAAATGTTCTTTTCGGCTGCCCGATTGATCAGCTTGTCATCAATGTCCGTGATGTTGTTGACGAACTTGACTTCATAACCGTTGTACTTCAGGTAACGGGCGATGGTGTCGATGATCACCGGGCCGACCATGTGACCGATGTGCGAATGCTTGTAAACCGTGGGGCCGCAGAGATAAATGCCGACCTTCCCTGGTTTGATCGTCTGGAAATCTTCTTTTTTGCGACTCAGCGTGTTGTAAATTCTTAGCGTCATATTCCTGGATACCTGAATTTCTTCCTGTTCTCAAAAAACGAGTTCTAACGTCGCAGCAGAACGACAGCGTCGGCGGTCATTGCTTCCTGTCTTCCGACCGGTCCGACCCGTTCTCCCGTTTTGGCTTTAATGTTGACCTGTTGTGTGTCGAGCTGCAGTGTCTCTGCAACCGACTGGCGTATTTGTGGCTTATAGCTGGCTAGTTTAGGACGTTCCGCCGAAATTGTGCAATCCAGGTTTATGATTTGCCAGCCGGCCTGCTGAACTTCTGCAAAGGCAGCCTGCAACAGTTTCCGGGAATCGGCGCCTTTCCACTGGGGATCGGTATTGGGGAACATCTCGCCGATATCCCCCAGACCGGCTGCTCCCAACAGGGCATCGGTGATTGCATGCAGCAGAACATCCGCATCACTGTGTCCAACCAGACCCAGTTCAAAATCAATTTCCACCCCTCCCAGGATCAGCGGATATTCCGCCTGCAGACGATGACAGTCCTGGCCATAACCGACACGCAGGTCGGGCAGCTGTTCCTTAAGAGATTGAGTAGCCATGAGTTTTGTTCGCAGTTCTGGTTAGAAATCGAACCGGTTTCACCAAATAAACTGTTCGGTTGAATATCGTTTTCGGTTCGAGGCGTGAAAGCACGCAGATCATAGCTGGAGCTGTCAAACAAGGCAATATGAGCCGGTGCTGAGAAAGACTTCCTGCTGTATTGTCCCTAGGAAAAAAACGTTTTTCGTCATCTGAGCAGCCACAGACAGCATTCTCCAATTTCAAATTGACATAAATCCTGAATAGTAATAGACTCCCCATCCCTTCCCGTCCATCGGACAACAGCATCTCTGCGTTCTTCGCTCTCAACCAGATCTCTGACCCTTTCCATGAAGTTAGTATCCCTTAAATTCTGTTTACTGTTTCTCACACTGGCCTGGCTGGCTCTGTTGATTACCGGCTGCGCGCTGATGCGTGAAGGGGCCGTACTGGGATTGGGTAAGTATACGGAAACGAACACCGTCAACAAGCTCCCATCCATACCCGTCTCACAGGACGCGATGCAGGTGGAAATTGTGTTCGTCGAACGTCCGGTGACCGATCCGCTGCTCGGGTCTGCCCTCTGGAACGAAGTCGATGAAATCGGTGCGATTCAACTGACCGACCAGGAAAAACTGAACCAGAACGGTTTGCGGGTCGGCCACGTAAGCTCGGTGCCTCCGATGGCACTGCAGACGCTCTTGGGATTGAAATCACATTTCGGCGGTATCAAGAAGGAAGAAGAATCGCTGCTGCTCTCCGGTAGACGGCTGATGCTGCGATCCGGGGTACCCACTGATATTCAGACCAGCGAGCTGTTTGACAAGTGCACGCTGAATCTGATCACAGACGACGATGAAGAGCCCCTCGAGGTCAAAGAATTCGAACAGGCCCGCTGTGTGTTCCGCGTCAAAGCACATAAAATGCAGGATGGCTGGGCCCGGTTGGAGTTTACACCCGAGGTCCACTACGGTGCGCAACAGCTCAGGCGCACCGCTACCAATATTGGCTGGCAGCTGGAAAACCGACAGAATACCAGCCCACTCTATAATCAGAAGTTCGAAGTCACACTGAATGTCGGCGAAATGGCCATCATTACTGCCACCGACGATGTTCCCGCCAACTCAGCCGGCCGACTCTTCTTCCGTGGCGAAGGATCAAAGGAAGACATCCAGAAAATCCTCGTAGTCCGCCTGGCCAACATGTCCAAAATGGATGTGACCCGCTCTAAATAACTTCTGCGGCGATAAAAAAAGTGAGCTGCCCCGCCTGGAGACAGCTCACTTGATATCAGCATTTTACGCTTTCGGCTTGTAGGATTAGACCTTGCCGAAGATCGTTTTGCCTGAGGAGTAGAGGTCGTCGCAGGCTTCGCCCATACGTTCGACAACACCCATTTCGGCAGCTTTCAGGTAGCTACGTGGATCGTAGACTTTCTTGTTACCGACTTCGCCGTCGATCTTCAGCACACCATCGTAGTTCTTCATGATGTGATCAACGACAGGACGGGTGAAGGCGTACTGGGTGTCGGTGTCGATGTTCATTTTCACAACGCCGTATTCCAGAGTTTCACGCAGCTGGTCTTCGGGAGTTCCTGAACCGCCGTGGAATACGAGGTCGAATTCGGCTTCTTTGCCGTACTTCGCCATGACAGCTTCCTGACCGGCTTTCAGAATTTCCGGACGCAGTTTGACAGCACCCGGTTTGTAGCTGCCATGTACGTTACCAAAGGTGGCAGCGAACATGTAACGACCCAGACCGTTCAGAGCTTCGTATACGGCAACCATGTCTTCGGGAGTCGTGTAGAGCTTGTCGGCGGGCTGATCGGAGTTATCGACGCCGTCTTCTTCACCACCAACAACACCCGCTTCCACTTCCAGAATGATTTCATTCTCGGCACACAGTTTCAGCAGGTCGACTGACAGTTCCAGGTTTTCTTTTAAGGGCAGTTCTGAAGCGTCCAGCATGTGAGACTGGAACAGGTTCGGCAGGCCAGCTTCCCGGCGACGGGCGGTTTCTGCGATCAGCGGCTTCAGGAAGGAATCGACCTTGCCGGGCTGACAGTGGTCGGTATGCAATGCGATCAGCACATCGTATTTTTCTGCCAGACGATGCGTGGCCTCTGCCAGAATGATTGCACCCAGAACCGCATCCTTCGGGTCCAGACCGGAAGCGAACTGGCCACCACCGGTGGAGACCTGAATAATTCCGTCTGATTTTTTATCGGCAAATGCTTTGAGGGCTCCGTTGATGGTCGGCAGTGAAGTCACGTTCATCGCGGGATAGGCATAGCTGCCCTCTTGAGCGGCATCCAGCATCGCGGCGTATTGAGCTGGGGTGGCAATCGGCATTGGTTTGTTCCTGTTCAGTAAAAAGTTGAAAATATGATAATTCTGAATGCATCCGGTCAGGCCGAAGTCGCCCTCAGCTTGACCCTGATCAGTCTGTAACGCTCTCCCGGAATTAGCGAGAGGTTGTTTCCATCACGTCAGACGAGCAGCAGAGTACCGGAAGGAGTTTAGAGAGAATGGAATCAGGCTTCCGGCCATTCAGAACGTGTTACCCAGAGTATTCAAACATTGAGACAGCTTTTCACTCTGTTTCTATACTGTTTATTATCAAGTTCTGCCCGCACCTTCAAGTGTCCCGCGCTGCCTCAGACACGATTGTCTGTGGATGTTCGGACGGCCTCCCGCATAGTCTGCCTATCATCTGACAGTGAAAGAAGTTAGTTTCAGAACTTTCTTCAGTAAATGCAGCGCGCCCCTCAGGGACTCAGGGGGGAATTCGAAGGAGATTCACTCCCGCTGGTCTGCTGGTAGAGCCTGGGTTCGGGTGTATAGGCAATCACCCGCAGATCATCAAACAGGATTGCCCCCAGCCCATACAGGTACATCGACAGCGTGAAGGTTCCGCTTCGGGGGACTTCCCGGATGACGTCGATCTTCTGCCAGCTGCTCTGCGCATTCCAGTGCAACGCCCCTCCCGGACCCATAATGCTGTCTTCCAGCGTGGCCCCTTCGGTGTGACCGATGATCGGGGAGCTCACTTTCACCCAGCCTGTGATATGCACGATCTGGCCGCTGCGGACCTCCAGGGGAGGCGTGGTCACTTTGACCAGCGGATCCTCGATATACGCAGGCACTTCACCCCGGTTGATCGGAGCAGCCAGCAGTCGCAGGCTGAAGTTTCCGGATTTCCGGTCGCGGGGATACAGCTCCGCGATCGCCTGAGTTCCAGTAATCGGGTTCTGTTTATGCTTCCAGCCTTCCGCTGTCATGGTGTCGATGTCTTCGAAATCACCGGAACGCAGCAGGTTCGACTGAATCTTACCGGAACTGCGGCCGATCTGTTCGATCATCCGCCAATGGTCGGGCAGGGTACTGTAGGCAATCGTGTAAGGGCTGGTGACTGCGGAATCAAAATTGTGGGTCGCTTCCCGCCACTGACTTCTTTGCAGAATTCGCAGCAGCTGCATCGCATCGCGGGCCTGAACTCGCGCGCGGTGATAATCTTTGCTCGCCAGGGTTTGTTCTGCCTGGGCAGACAGTTTGCGGGAACGTTCCAGGATCGCCGGCCCATCCAGGCGGGCAATCTGGCTGACTCCCATATTCACCAGTAACGCATTCGTCTGTTCGCAGCGTTTCAGCTTGGCACTGCTCATCTGCACGCAGGCCTCTGCGGATTGAGCACTGATCCCGGCTATTTTCCGTCGCAGATTTTCGATCAAGCCCTGATCCGACGTCATGATGATGATCGAGGTCATATCAAATTTGGGAATGCGGATCTGCACTCCACCGTTGACCCGTTTCCGGTCCAGGTTACGAATTTCGGTGGTGCTCACTTCCCAGACAGAAGCAGAAACGTTTCCGCCTGGAATGACGATAGTCGCGTCGTTCCCCGCCATCTGGTCCGGAACAAACTGGGCATCGTGACGATACCAGACCGGGAGAATCAGGGTTCCGAACTCGGATTGAATCACGGCGGCCTGCAGTTCCTCCGCTGTCTGTTTTTCCCTGAGCAGCTGCATTTCCCGCTCCGCGAGGCGCTCGTCACGGATCAGGCGATCTTTGCCGGCGGTCTTGAAGTCAGCTCCCAGCTGACCGATTTGGGGCGTTTCACGCTGTCTCAGACTAAAGGGAACGTGTGAAATCACGGTTCCCGCTGCCAGCCAGGGCTCGATCAGGTCGATCTCCAGGTTCAACTGCTCAATCGCCAGTTTTCGTTCCAGAGCACCTGGTGCAGAGGTCTCATCCAGTCTGCTGGTGGTCCAGTAGCCTGCCCCCCTGCAACCTGTGGAAAGTGCGCTATAGGTCTGCAGGCGAATCTGTTCCGGTTCCACTACGATCGGCAGTTTATTCGCAGTCTCCCGCCATTGACTGTTGGCTGCCGTCGGTTCCGTCTGGATCCAGGTCCACAGAAATCGGCCTGGTGCAACCTGTGTTTTTTCGATCAAAGTTTGCCGGTAGTCCAGCAGGCTGATATCGCTGTTCAGAATCCGCGGACTGGAACCGATCATCGAGACTTCACGTGAGATCTGTCGTTCTTTGCCCTGCACGTCCGCCATGATGGGACGTTTGAACTGCTGATCTGCACTCTGAATCTGACCGACGCGGCTGCGGATTTCGTTCCACTGATGACCGGGGATTCGGGTTCCCAGATTCCAGAAGATGATTGGTGCGGTCTGCTCATCAAAGGGGATCAGCGTCGCATCCCGAGAGGGGAGAAACGATCCCTGCGAGTCCTGGGGTC
This window harbors:
- the ruvC gene encoding crossover junction endodeoxyribonuclease RuvC gives rise to the protein MKANSTMDDEELTPATRYLGIDPGLNRTGYALLEQSARGPVLCEGGIIRSNQEMNLAARVHEIASGIREVIAEYRPDVMVIEQVFTTPKFPKSSIIMAHARGAILFAAHDAGVPVVHYTPTQIKRLITGSGRASKEQMQHAIKNELGLKTILEPNDVADAFAAALCHYHTIRVACF
- the ispF gene encoding 2-C-methyl-D-erythritol 2,4-cyclodiphosphate synthase — encoded protein: MATQSLKEQLPDLRVGYGQDCHRLQAEYPLILGGVEIDFELGLVGHSDADVLLHAITDALLGAAGLGDIGEMFPNTDPQWKGADSRKLLQAAFAEVQQAGWQIINLDCTISAERPKLASYKPQIRQSVAETLQLDTQQVNIKAKTGERVGPVGRQEAMTADAVVLLRR
- the cysS gene encoding cysteine--tRNA ligase; its protein translation is MTLRIYNTLSRKKEDFQTIKPGKVGIYLCGPTVYKHSHIGHMVGPVIIDTIARYLKYNGYEVKFVNNITDIDDKLINRAAEKNISVEKLAAEMTQDYFDNLETMGIDTITDFPKATDYIDAMLEIIQTLIDQGNAYPLDGDVYFSAESDNNYGCLSGRKIEEMIAGTRVEANDKKKNPADFALWKKSRPGEPAWDSPWGPGRPGWHIECSAMSRKLLGDSFDIHGGGLDLMFPHHENERAQSECCTGKTYVRYWVHNGLMQASDAAGKVGGQHDRHGDVVVDQQAQEADKLSGSKGAASVKELFAVHPPEIVRLFLLSTHYRSPIAFSDENISETGKGMEGFYRFFETFERITGESFYDLATAQKRDESVTLEGEPGEYFQQLAELRQRFWEAMDDDFNTSGAIGVLFELRSALNALIHEQKLDGPGKDNEQMVAALKTGACLLKELSNLLGVFRKAPVKEQGADDGLVNQLMELIIDIRKDARTNKNWDIADKIRDGLAACQITVEDRPEGSLWRRG
- the fbaA gene encoding class II fructose-bisphosphate aldolase; this encodes MPIATPAQYAAMLDAAQEGSYAYPAMNVTSLPTINGALKAFADKKSDGIIQVSTGGGQFASGLDPKDAVLGAIILAEATHRLAEKYDVLIALHTDHCQPGKVDSFLKPLIAETARRREAGLPNLFQSHMLDASELPLKENLELSVDLLKLCAENEIILEVEAGVVGGEEDGVDNSDQPADKLYTTPEDMVAVYEALNGLGRYMFAATFGNVHGSYKPGAVKLRPEILKAGQEAVMAKYGKEAEFDLVFHGGSGTPEDQLRETLEYGVVKMNIDTDTQYAFTRPVVDHIMKNYDGVLKIDGEVGNKKVYDPRSYLKAAEMGVVERMGEACDDLYSSGKTIFGKV